The DNA region CGCTCATACGACTCGTTGGCACTGAGCAACAAACAACACTGCTCCAGGTAAGGACTCCAGCGTGTGTAGGCTTTCACCTCCAGAATTTGTGCCTGTTTCTCGCTCAAGTGCAGTCGTCCGACGATACTGTCGAGGCTGCGCTTTCGTCCACTTGTGGTGCCGCTGCTTGTTGCAATAAAAAATCCCCGAGTTCTGGACCGACGTGTTCCAGCAGATGCCCTCTTACTGCTACCTCAATCCCTGCTAATGTTTTTACTTGCTCCGGGTCGGTTTCCTCGTACAGCAGAGCGGCAAGGGCACGAGCATGGGCTTGAATTTGGGCTTTTTTCTCAGCGTCCATTGGAGTTATCGGCTAAAGGTGGAATGCTCAAAGTTTAGCGTTGTCTCCCAAACATAGCCCTAAGCACTTATACTCATCGCAAATGTGGGATGCACTCAGTTTATTGTTTCAGGCGTGCCCTGTGGGTGCGCCTTTTTTGGGTTCTCTCCTATTCTCGCAAATCCTACTTTGCCTCCCCCGGCCCCCCAGGGTTAATTCATTGTACGAGTAGCAAAAGAGCTTCAATGTCATGTGCAACTCGGCGTTGCGCTTTGGTGATTGAAGTGTGGCCCTGCAAGCGGAACAAATTAATCGCCCAACTGCGAATCAAACCCCAGTTGGCAGGGGCATGGCCCTGTTTTAAGGGGCACTCATCCTCACTCAACACAACGTCTTTGACCCAGTGCAGTCGATTCTCAATGCCCCAATGCCCCTGAATCGCTATGGCAAACTGTCGGGCAGTCGTGGCCAGACTGCTGATGTAGTAACTGACCTGATCATAAGACTTACCCTGACGCCGTCCTTGACGTTGCACTCGCACCAGACGCCGTAAGCCTAGCCAATCTGGAGCAATCCCAGCTAAACAGTCAAAGACTTCTACGATTCGCTCTACCTGTCGCTGACGAGTAGATTCGGTGCTGCGGTAGACGCTCACCGGGGCACAATCGGCGCTAATTGCCTGCACTCGCTCGTACAAGGATTTTTGATTGGCCTTGACGCAAATCAGATAATCGTTGCCCTGGTGGATGATGGTCTTGACTGTTTTTTTGACAGTGGGCTGCATCGAGAGTGTAGCGCACTGCTTCGAGGTTCAATGCCCCCAGTAACCGCTCAACTGTTGCAATCTCGCTGTCCTGATGGCTGTGATAAGCGTCCGTTGCTACCGTCAGACCCCGTGCATGACTAAACACCGAGACCAGATTGATAAACTGCTGATGGGTTTCACAAGGAGCCACGATACTGCCGTTGAGTGCTTTCCCGTCCACCGCAAACCAGCCCGCTTCGTCCGCTTCCACCAGCGGAGCAGCCCACTGAGTAAAGGCCGTCGCTAGTTGGGTGAAATCAACTCCCATCATTGCACGTCGAATCGTGCTATCGGAAGGTAACCGGGAACAAGACAACTGCAAGTGGGTGACCAACGCCGCATAGTGCCGCGCCGCGAACTCCTCTAACGCCTGATAGCTAGTGCAGCCATTGAGAGTGCCCAGGACGATGAGCAACAGAATCACCCACAACTGGTAACGCCGTCCGCGTTTGGCTCGGTAGTCAGGCACAGTTTGTAAGGCTTCGATTAAGGTCATAGACAGGTTCCCTTAACATGGCATTAGGTGATGACCTTTATCCTAATTTCTCTACCTCAACATTGAATTAACCCTGCTCCCAACCCTCTTCTCCATAATGATTTATGTATTTGTTGAAATGTACATCTAGATAAATAAAGTCAGCCAAATACATACCACTAA from Leptodesmis sichuanensis A121 includes:
- a CDS encoding ISAs1 family transposase, with the protein product MQPTVKKTVKTIIHQGNDYLICVKANQKSLYERVQAISADCAPVSVYRSTESTRQRQVERIVEVFDCLAGIAPDWLGLRRLVRVQRQGRRQGKSYDQVSYYISSLATTARQFAIAIQGHWGIENRLHWVKDVVLSEDECPLKQGHAPANWGLIRSWAINLFRLQGHTSITKAQRRVAHDIEALLLLVQ
- a CDS encoding ISAs1 family transposase, which encodes MTLIEALQTVPDYRAKRGRRYQLWVILLLIVLGTLNGCTSYQALEEFAARHYAALVTHLQLSCSRLPSDSTIRRAMMGVDFTQLATAFTQWAAPLVEADEAGWFAVDGKALNGSIVAPCETHQQFINLVSVFSHARGLTVATDAYHSHQDSEIATVERLLGALNLEAVRYTLDAAHCQKNSQDHHPPGQRLSDLRQGQSKILVRASAGN